Part of the Bacteriovorax stolpii genome, AAACGGAAATAAGGTTCTTCCGAATCGACGTAAACGCCCAGACCTTCGCCTGGTTTTAAGAATGAAATCATCGGTTGGAACGAAAGGATGGCATCGCGGAAATATTGAAATCCGGCACCAATGACTTCGTGAATAATCGCGAGATCATTAATTAACTTTTGACCCTCAAGGAAGTGGAGCGTGAAGCCCTCTTTTTGGTCAATAAAACTATACAATCGACTTTCTGGAAGCATAAAATAATTTTTACCAAATATTCCCGGTTTTGTCTTGGAGAAAAGCGTTGTGCTAGAAGTGGTTTTTTATGATTCTAACCAAGATTTGCTTTCCAAGATGCAAAAGGAAAGTGCTCCTTTGGTTATTTGTCCAAGCCCACTGATTGCCGACAACCTGAGAAACCTCCTTCCAGAACTTGAAATCATTACCATTTCTAAATGGACTGCTGATCATTTAAAAGGCCTGGGTCTGGTTCGTGCCAGAAAATCAGAGCTGATGGTCAAGCTTTCGGCCGTGTGGAAACATTACTTTCCCAATGAAAAAACAACGATTTTCCTGGAGTCATTTGAGCTTTTTACTGAGTTGCGCTCATTTACTCTAAACCTGGAACTCCTGGCCGAGTTCTTTAAAGAGCTCGACGAGACCATCGTTAAATCAATTTTAGTGTTTTGGACTTACCTCGATCAGGAAAAACTTGTCGACGAGCACGCTAGTTACAAGAAGGTAACAGAATCTAAGCTTCATAGGCCGATGTGGTTTGTGGGTTTTAAACATATGAGCGGCGTTCAGCTGGATATGGTGAAAGTTTTAAGTGAAGAGCAGGAGGTTGATGTCTTTTTTCCAGCCCCTGTTTACAACGAAGCTTTACCTAACGACTGGATCAAATGGCTTTCGCAGGAAGAACCAGAAGCGCGTAAAAAAGAAGTTATCCCAACTCAAGTCAGCGTCCTTCCCAAAGGAAAGGGCAATGTCATTTTAAATAAATTTTTTGAGAGTCATTCGACTTACGATCTGCTTTTAGCAGGAACCAGAGTAGGGCTTGTTGGTTTTCAGGAAGCTCAAAGAAAAAATTCTTTTTTTAAAACGACAGAAGATCTTTTTGCTTCAGAGACTGAGTGGCTCATCGGGGATTTAAGACAAAAATTAAAAGATGTAAAAAGTTATACGGCAACTGAACTCGATCTGCACCTAGATGCTCTTAAGATCAATACTCAGGAAAAAGGAGAGTACCGAAAGTTTAAGGTGATCGACTTGGCCAAAGAAGCGCTGGCTTCTTACAGTGAATTTCAATCACTGATTGACCACTTTGCCATTGATATCCTGGAAATTATCGTAGGACTTAATTCTCCACGTGTGAGTTTTATTACGCTGGAAGAAAAAATCCAAAGATCGTTTTTAGATATGAACGCTTTGAATTTTAGAAATGATCAAAAGCCTCTTGCCGTTTTGGCCACAGGTAGTCTTGGAGGCTTTAGGGCCAATGAAAAGATTTTAAGTGAAGCTATGACCAAGGCCTTAAGGGCCATTGGGCCAATTAAGCGTGCGGGATTGGAATTTTTATTTCACAAGTATGAGCTCCTTTCTGTTTTAGGGCATCCTGAAACAATTCTTCTTATTGAAGAGCAGGTTTTAGAAACGGATCTTTCGTGGAGAGAAGTTCTTAAGAACTTTGACGTTCAGGATTTAGACCTGGGCGTGAAGTATTCTATTAAAAAGATTCATGAATACTTATTGCCAAAAATGAAAGAAGGCCCTTTTAGTCAAAAGACTTTTTCGGCTTCTAAACTCCAGACTTTTATTGATTGTCCACAAAAGTTTTATTTCACTCATATTGAGAAACTTGATAATAGGCCAATGGAGAGAGCAAGCCTGGGGCCTGATGAGCTGGGGAACCTGGAACATCAGATCATTGCTGATTATTTTCTTGAGATCGCAGCAAATATCACTGAAGAAATTAAGCTTGATTTGCATCAAGCGATTTGTGTGAGAGTTTTCAATGAATACCTCTCGACCAGCAAGCTGGTCTTAACAGAGACCGAAAAGGCGAGAAGTTATAATGAAATCATGCACTACACTTGGAATGGAATTGTCTTTTTATTAGACCTCATTCGCCTTAAAAATATCACTACAATTAAATTTGAAGTTCCGCTGGGGCAGAATCCATGGAATCTTCACGGTTCTATCGACTGCTTGATGATTTCCGCTGATAACAAAGTCAGCATTTTGGATTTTAAACGTTCAAGCAGTGCTGCCGGTACTAAAACAGAGACGGTAGAGTTTAAGAAAATTCAGTTATGGGTTTATCTTCTAGTGCTAAAACACCAAGGACACGAGATCGATGCTTTCGGTTACTTAAACTTAAGTGACCTGACAGATGATAAATTATTCTTTGATACCGATGAGGCCCAAAAACTTTTAGGAGCTTCTTTGGAAAATGTTGCAACTGTCGTTGAAACGACCATTGCCGATATTCAAACGATGAAAATTTTCCGTCCCAACCCTAGAGAAAATAAAGTCTGCCATTTCTGTCCGGTGAACTTGTTTTGCTTAAAAGGAGGAACTTGTGAGTCTTAATTCAGGCGCAAAGTCTCCAAATGCAGAACAAAAAGTTGCCATTCACCACGAAGGAGGAAAAATCCTTTCGGCCGGTGCTGGATCGGGGAAAACATTTGTTCTGATTGAGCACATCATTACATGGCTGGAAAACTTGAGGATGAAGACTCCTTCATCGGAATGGCTGCATGTCGTTCCTTTCCAATTGCCTAAGCTCGTTTTAATGACGTTTACTAAAAAAGCTGCAGGAGAAATGTCGATTCGTATGATGAAGAGAATCGATGATTTGTGTGAAAATGCTCCAGATGCAAAGACTCTAGAGTACTGGTCGCTTATCAGACAGTATCTTTCAATGATGAATATCACGACAATTTCATCTTTTTGCCATCAGCTTCTTTCTCAAGGTTATTTTGCTGATGTCGGCAACGATATTCAGATTTTAAGTAGTGTAGAGTTTAAAAATAAAATCTCAAACCTTTTTAACTTGTGGTTTATTTCTAAGAATAATCGTCTGAACCAAATTTTCCAGGCGAACTCGCAGGCCTTAATCGGAGCGATGATTGAAATCTATAATTCACCAGAGTTAAGGCTAATGTGGAAAGAGCCCCTGGTTAAAACGTCTCCAGAAAAAGAATTAGAGTCGTTTATTACTGATCTGATTTCGAGCCTTGATCTGGAAGAGTTCCTTAGCTCTTCTGTTGATTTAAATGCCGATGCCAAAGAAAGAGAGAAAGGATGGTTTGTCTTTCTTCAAGGTTATGATGAACTTTATTCAAGACTTGGAAGCTTTAAGGCCCAAAACTTCCGCGAATACGCCCAATGGGCCTTAAGTGTGGGAACTCTTCCTCGCGAAGTTAAAGCGATGAATGAAGACCAGAAATATGCACTGGAAAAATTAAAAACATTGGTTAAAGAATTAAGAGATATTCATGAAGACTTGACCAATTTCATTGATCACTACGATATTTATTGGTCGTGGGTTGAAACATTCAAAGAAGTTTACAATTTTATCGATGAGAACTATTTCCTGGAAAAAGGTTTTGCTTTCTCTGATCTGGAGTACTTTGCCTGTGTAGGACTTAGACATCCACAGATCAGAGAAAAAATAAAAAAGAACTACGACTATTTTATTGTCGATGAGTTTCAGGATACTTCTTCAGTTCAATATGAAATCATTAAGCACCTGGTAGGCGATAACCACCAGAGACTGTTTTGTGTTGGTGATAAAAAACAGGCCATCTACGGTTTTAGAGGCGGAGAGCTTCTGGTTTTTAACCAATGTTCTGAAATGTTGGGAACTGAAAATAATATCTGGCTGAAAAATAACTTCAGGTCATTTGGGAAAGTCATTAAGTTCAATAACCATTTCTTTGAAACAGTTTTCCCGTTAGGTTATGGGTTTGAAGGACAAGATCCGAATACCGTTTTAATGGAGCCTCAGACCATTCCAGAGATTAAAAATACTTTAGGACAGGTTGAGCGTTTTAGGACAGAGATTGAAGGATTAGAGAGTGATAAAAAGCTCGATTTGGATTTTTATGAAGCTGAAGCCCTGTATGAAATCATTCGCGAGCTTTTAAACCGTGATGATATGCAGAGTGTTTGTGTGCTTTACCGCAAACTTCGTCCAAGTGCGCTTCTTTTAGATTTATTAGCAGAAAACGAAGTGGCCTTTAGTGCCCAGGTTAAAGTGCAATATGCTGAAGACCCGATTATTAATTTATTTTTAAGAGCGATTGAGTTAAAGCTTAATCTTAATGAAGAAAAGAAACTTCGCTCGACTCATTTCCTGCTTAATTCACTCCTGGAAGTGTTAAATGTAAAAAGCACGGCTAAAGAAATCGAAGAAAAGTTCTTAGGGGACCTGGCGATCTTAGGACTTCGCCTGGCCTTCCATAAACTGGTTTACTCACTTGGAATCAGCAATTCTCAATATCAAGAAAACAGCGCACTAATTGATTCTATTTGCCGCGTGTGTAATGAAGATCCAATTAAGGTTTTCCATTTGCTTTCAACGGAAAGTGAGGAGCAGTACTCGCTTGAGCTAATGAATGGGGCAAGAGCTAAAAGAGTTATCATTATGTCTGCCCATGCTTCAAAAGGGTTGGAGTTTGATGCCGTTCTTTTGGGTGGGATTCATAGCAATGGGTTGCAGATGGGGAAGACTGAAACTGTTGGGAAATTACCAAAAAGTTTTAGATGGAAAAAGGCCTATAATCAAAAGAAATTTTATAAATCACCAGTTTATTATTACGAAGCAGAACTAGACCGCGCTAAAGAATTCTCTGAAAGTAAAAGGCTTCTTTATGTGGCTTGTACGCGTGCAGTGAAATACTTAGGATGGGTTGACCTGTGGGCCAATATTGATGGAAAAGAAAAGCAACTTTCACCGGGAAGCAATCACTGGATTAGAGCGATGAGACTTGCTCCAGTTTCAGATGTTTTAACAGAAAGAACACTGAGCCTGGGAAAAAATACGATTCATCAGGAAGTCGATATCCCCATTATTCTAAAAGATTCACTTGGGTTAATTGCTTCTGAAGAAAAAACAAAGCTTGGGGTGTTTGCAGAGACATCGGTAACTAGACTTGCCCAGTTAGCTCAGTGTCCATTTAAATTTTACCTTTCTAATATTTGTAAAATTCCAGCTCCCGGAATTGATAAACAACTATTCTTAAAACTTGATGAAGAAGAGGCAGTTGAAGCGGAAGAAGTGTTTTATTCTTCAATGGAGCGCGGAACGAAAGTGCATGCTCATCTTTCTAAGTTACTTCTTAATCAGATGACTCTTGATCAAGTCAAGGGCGCTGATAAAGAAAAAATAGAATGGGCATTTAAAGAGGCCAATAATATTTCCAACGGAAAAAATGTTATTAGTGAAAAGCAGATTAAGTTTTCTCTTTTCGGGCAAATGATTTCGGGAACACCAGATTTAATTTTTGAAGATCAGGATTCAGTCGTCGTTTGGGATTTCAAAACGGGTCTTCGCGATGAAAAGAATGAAGAGAGTTACTGGTTCCAGCTAATGTGTTATGGGTACGCATATGCAAAGCTGAAGCATTTTACTCCGGAAAAAATGATCCCCCTCTCATTGGTTTACGTCGATGAAAAAAAGTTAGTGAATAAAACTATGAGTCTTGCCCAAATTTCTCAAATTCTCTTTGAGAACTGGACAAAAACAGAGTCGCTTAATCAGGTTAATTTGAATCACTGCCCTGCCTGTGACTACTCATCAATGTGCGTTCACTATAAAAGAACTGCCACGAGTTGCGAGACATAGCTCCTGTGTTAAAATAGTACTAAATTCTAGACCTTGGATAGACTTTAGGAAATTTTAAAAGCAGGATGCGTATGAAATCAAAAGTTTTGGCTTCTCTAGTTCTTTTCTCATTAACTTTCACAACAAATTTATTCGCCAGTGAAAAAGACATTTACGAGTTTTCGTGGCTTGATCCGGATAAAGAAGTTTTCGTTCTTCAGAACAGAAAGTTTAGAAAAGCTAATCATGCCCATATCAACGTAGGTGGAGGTATCACAACTTCTGGCGCATTCGTTGATTCAACAGCAATTCAGGGGCGTGCAGGATACTTCTTCACAGAAGATTATGGTTTTGAAATTCTATACTCAAAAAATTCAGGGAAAGAAAACGAGACCGCAAAAGGTGTTCGTAACTCTGGTGGTGGGGGAACTGGTACAACTCCATTCAGAAGAATTGTCGACAGCTACATGGGAGCCATGTTTCTTTGGTCGCCATTTTATAGCAAGATCAACACATTCAACAAGATCGTTTACATGGACTGGATTTTTGGTCTTGGATACGCTCAGTTAAAAGAAAAAAATAACAAACTTCGTTTCACGCAAGGGCAAACAGCTGAGGGCATTGAAACAGAAGAAACACATAGCGGGATCATGTGGTCTGCTGGTCTTAAGTTTTATATCAACGAAAGTTTCAGCGTGAGAACTGACCTGACAGCGGTTCACTACAGCGCTGACAATATTTCTACTTCAGGATCGAGCTACAAATCGAACTTTGATGCGACGGCGTCTATTGGTTACACATTCTAAGTTTTTAGGGAGAAGTGAAAATGAAAAGATCATGTTTAATACTTTTCTTCCTGGCCCTTGGAATGAATGCCCATGCTTCAATTCAAGGTGCAAGAAGAATCTATCAAGCGGGGGATAAGTCTCGCTATCCACAACTGGCCGCAGAGCTGGTGCAAGACAAAATGTATTTCAGTGCTATTCCTTTTATTAAGGAATATATGGCCTCAACAAATAGAGTGAACGATGCAGCTCTTGATAAAGTTCTCGATGAACTTATCACTCAGGTCGGGGTAAAACAGTTTGAGGTTCTTCCAGCAAACATTCTGGAGAAATCAAACGCACCAACAATCCGATATATTCTGGCAAGAAAGGCTTTTCGCCAAGGGAAGTTCGACCAGGCCCTTAAGTATCTTGACCGCAAAATCGAAGACTGGCACCCGGTAAAACCATTTGCTCTTCTGCTTGAAGGGAGTGCTTACTCGGTAAGTAAGAGAGAGGATAAAGCGGCCGGAGTCTTTAGAGAGTGTATCGAGGTTGCAGAATCTCAAATTAAAAAAGAAAGTAACAAAGACCGTATCAGACAGCTAAATATCACCCGCGATTATTGTGTCGTAGGGATTCCTCGTTCTCAGTTTGCTTTAGCTAAGTTTGACTTGGCCTATTCATCATACCTGGATCTTCCGAAGTCATCTTATATCTGGCCGGAAATCCTGTTTGAAGAAGCCTGGAACA contains:
- a CDS encoding PD-(D/E)XK nuclease family protein, encoding MLEVVFYDSNQDLLSKMQKESAPLVICPSPLIADNLRNLLPELEIITISKWTADHLKGLGLVRARKSELMVKLSAVWKHYFPNEKTTIFLESFELFTELRSFTLNLELLAEFFKELDETIVKSILVFWTYLDQEKLVDEHASYKKVTESKLHRPMWFVGFKHMSGVQLDMVKVLSEEQEVDVFFPAPVYNEALPNDWIKWLSQEEPEARKKEVIPTQVSVLPKGKGNVILNKFFESHSTYDLLLAGTRVGLVGFQEAQRKNSFFKTTEDLFASETEWLIGDLRQKLKDVKSYTATELDLHLDALKINTQEKGEYRKFKVIDLAKEALASYSEFQSLIDHFAIDILEIIVGLNSPRVSFITLEEKIQRSFLDMNALNFRNDQKPLAVLATGSLGGFRANEKILSEAMTKALRAIGPIKRAGLEFLFHKYELLSVLGHPETILLIEEQVLETDLSWREVLKNFDVQDLDLGVKYSIKKIHEYLLPKMKEGPFSQKTFSASKLQTFIDCPQKFYFTHIEKLDNRPMERASLGPDELGNLEHQIIADYFLEIAANITEEIKLDLHQAICVRVFNEYLSTSKLVLTETEKARSYNEIMHYTWNGIVFLLDLIRLKNITTIKFEVPLGQNPWNLHGSIDCLMISADNKVSILDFKRSSSAAGTKTETVEFKKIQLWVYLLVLKHQGHEIDAFGYLNLSDLTDDKLFFDTDEAQKLLGASLENVATVVETTIADIQTMKIFRPNPRENKVCHFCPVNLFCLKGGTCES
- a CDS encoding UvrD-helicase domain-containing protein, which encodes MSLNSGAKSPNAEQKVAIHHEGGKILSAGAGSGKTFVLIEHIITWLENLRMKTPSSEWLHVVPFQLPKLVLMTFTKKAAGEMSIRMMKRIDDLCENAPDAKTLEYWSLIRQYLSMMNITTISSFCHQLLSQGYFADVGNDIQILSSVEFKNKISNLFNLWFISKNNRLNQIFQANSQALIGAMIEIYNSPELRLMWKEPLVKTSPEKELESFITDLISSLDLEEFLSSSVDLNADAKEREKGWFVFLQGYDELYSRLGSFKAQNFREYAQWALSVGTLPREVKAMNEDQKYALEKLKTLVKELRDIHEDLTNFIDHYDIYWSWVETFKEVYNFIDENYFLEKGFAFSDLEYFACVGLRHPQIREKIKKNYDYFIVDEFQDTSSVQYEIIKHLVGDNHQRLFCVGDKKQAIYGFRGGELLVFNQCSEMLGTENNIWLKNNFRSFGKVIKFNNHFFETVFPLGYGFEGQDPNTVLMEPQTIPEIKNTLGQVERFRTEIEGLESDKKLDLDFYEAEALYEIIRELLNRDDMQSVCVLYRKLRPSALLLDLLAENEVAFSAQVKVQYAEDPIINLFLRAIELKLNLNEEKKLRSTHFLLNSLLEVLNVKSTAKEIEEKFLGDLAILGLRLAFHKLVYSLGISNSQYQENSALIDSICRVCNEDPIKVFHLLSTESEEQYSLELMNGARAKRVIIMSAHASKGLEFDAVLLGGIHSNGLQMGKTETVGKLPKSFRWKKAYNQKKFYKSPVYYYEAELDRAKEFSESKRLLYVACTRAVKYLGWVDLWANIDGKEKQLSPGSNHWIRAMRLAPVSDVLTERTLSLGKNTIHQEVDIPIILKDSLGLIASEEKTKLGVFAETSVTRLAQLAQCPFKFYLSNICKIPAPGIDKQLFLKLDEEEAVEAEEVFYSSMERGTKVHAHLSKLLLNQMTLDQVKGADKEKIEWAFKEANNISNGKNVISEKQIKFSLFGQMISGTPDLIFEDQDSVVVWDFKTGLRDEKNEESYWFQLMCYGYAYAKLKHFTPEKMIPLSLVYVDEKKLVNKTMSLAQISQILFENWTKTESLNQVNLNHCPACDYSSMCVHYKRTATSCET
- a CDS encoding outer membrane beta-barrel domain-containing protein, translated to MKSKVLASLVLFSLTFTTNLFASEKDIYEFSWLDPDKEVFVLQNRKFRKANHAHINVGGGITTSGAFVDSTAIQGRAGYFFTEDYGFEILYSKNSGKENETAKGVRNSGGGGTGTTPFRRIVDSYMGAMFLWSPFYSKINTFNKIVYMDWIFGLGYAQLKEKNNKLRFTQGQTAEGIETEETHSGIMWSAGLKFYINESFSVRTDLTAVHYSADNISTSGSSYKSNFDATASIGYTF